One segment of Purpureocillium takamizusanense chromosome 7, complete sequence DNA contains the following:
- a CDS encoding uncharacterized protein (EggNog:ENOG503P9VI), whose translation MLCSRVQTLLQRRRKHKRVPMEISAPFDLKHEPVCLPGVSEDEISILREKAAASRIGVFEYMPSRSRSPSLHKISRPIRTPSPAVMTSLPPHVAVPARPVW comes from the exons ATGCTCTGCTCGCGTGTTCAGACCTTGCTGCAGCGTCGGCGCAAGCATAAGAGGGTTCCCATGGAAATT TCCGCTCCCTTTGACCTCAAGCACGAGCCCGTCTGCCTGCCAGGCGTGTCCGAGGATGA GATCTCCATCCTCCGCgaaaaggccgccgccagccgcaTCGGCGTCTTCGAGTACATGCCCTCgcgctcccgctcgccctctCTGCACAAGATCTCGCGTCCGATTCGCACGCCGTCCCCTGCCGTCATgacgtcgctgccgccgcacgtTGCCGTCCCCGCGCGGCCGGTGTGGTGA